The following are encoded together in the Arvicanthis niloticus isolate mArvNil1 chromosome 11, mArvNil1.pat.X, whole genome shotgun sequence genome:
- the Cbll1 gene encoding E3 ubiquitin-protein ligase Hakai isoform X6, producing the protein MDHTDNELQGTNSSGSLGGLDVRRRIPIKLISKQANKVKPAPRTQRTISRMPAKAPQGDEGFDYNEEQRYDCKGGELFGNQRRFPGHLFWDFKINILGEKDDTPVHFCDKCGLPIKVYGRMIPCKHVFCYDCAILHEKKGDKMCPGCSDPVQRIEQCTRGSLFMCSIVQGCKRTYLSQRDLQAHINHRHMRAGKPVTRASLENVHPPIAPPPTEIPDRFIMPPDKHHMSHIPPKQHIMMPPPPLQHVPHEHYNQPHEDIRAPPAELSMAPPPPRSVSQETFRISTRKHSNLITVPIQDDSSSGAREPPPPAPAPAHHHPEYQGQPVVSHPHHIMPPQQHYAPPPPPPPPISHPMPHPPQAAGTPHLVYSQAPPPPMTSAPPPITPPPGHIIAQMPPYMNHPPPGPPPPQHGGPPVTAPPPHHYNPNSLPQFTEDQGTLSPPFTQPGGMSPGIWPAPRGPPPPPRMQGPPSQTPLPGPHHPDQTRYRPYYQ; encoded by the exons ATGGATCACACTG ACAATGAGTTACAAGGCACTAATAGTTCTGGATCCTTGGGTGGTCTTGATGTTCGCAGAAGAATTCCTATAAAACTGATCTCCAAACAAGCCAACAAAGTTAAACCTGCACCTCGAACTCAAAGGACTATTAGCAGGATGCCTGCAAAGGCCCCACAAGGTGATGAAG GATTTGATTATAACGAAGAACAGCGGTATGACTGTAAAGGGGGCGAACTCTTTGGGAATCAGCGAAGATTTCCAGGACATCTTTTTTGGGATTTTAAG ATAAACATCTTAGGTGAAAAGGATGATACACCAGTTCATTTCTGTGACAAATGTGGATTACCTATTAAAGTGTATGGGAGAATG ATTCCATGCAAGCATGTCTTTTGCTATGACTGTGctattttacatgaaaaaaaaggAGATAAGATGTGTCCAGG gtGTAGTGATCCTGTGCAGCGGATTGAACAGTGCACACGAGGGTCTCTCTTCATGTGTAGCATTGTTCAAGGTTGCAAAAGAACATACCTGTCTCAGAGGGACTTACAAGCTCATATCAACCATCGCCATATGAGAGCTGGAAAGCCTGTTACCCGTGCTTCACTTGAGAATGTTCATCCTCCTATTGCCCCACCACCAACTGAAATTCCCGATCGTTTCATAATGCCACCAGACAAGCATCATATGAGCCATATTCCTCCAAAGCAGCACATCATGATGCCACCACCTCCTCTGCAGCATGTGCCACATGAGCACTATAATCAGCCACACGAGGATATTCGTGCTCCTCCAGCAGAATTGTCCATGGCTCCACCTCCACCTCGGTCGGTCAGTCAGGAAACCTTTCGTATTTCAACAAGAAAACACAGCAATTTAATAACTGTCCCTATTCAGGATGACTCAAGTTCAGGTGCTAGAGAACCACCACCTCCTGCCCCAGCACCTGCTCATCATCATCCTGAATACCAGGGTCAGCCAGTGGTATCTCATCCTCATCATATTATGCCTCCACAGCAGCATTATgcaccacccccacctcctccaccaccaatAAGCCATCCAATGCCACATCCTCCCCAGGCTGCAGGTACTCCTCACTTGGTATATAGCCAAGCTCCACCTCCACCAATGACCTCTGCTCCACCACCAATAACCCCTCCCCCTGGACATATTATTGCCCAGATGCCACCTTATATGAATCATCCTCCACCAGGACCCCCTCCACCTCAGCATGGTGGTCCACCTGTAACTGCACCCCCTCCTCACCATTACAATCCTAACTCTTTACCCCAGTTTACTGAAGATCAAGGAACTCTAAGCCCTCCATTTACACAACCAGGAGGAATGAGTCCCGGTATATGGCCTGCACCAAGAGGGCCGCCACCTCCTCCACGAATGCAGGGCCCGCCTTCTCAAACCCCACTACCTGGACCACATCATCCAGATCAAACAAGATATAGACCGTATTACCAGTGA